In the Daphnia pulicaria isolate SC F1-1A chromosome 2, SC_F0-13Bv2, whole genome shotgun sequence genome, one interval contains:
- the LOC124325999 gene encoding uncharacterized protein LOC124325999: MLPREFELSRSLFRYLSVVSANKEADVDEDSLPLTCGYSSRKIFTADQEKGLVAYITKASDIYFGLCPMEVRKLAFSYATFLECKMPKSWESTSAAGKDWFGSFIKRNPSLSIRKPEATSLARASSFNQYNVDCFFNNLDIVLFKYKLTPLEIWNVDETGITTVQVPDRIVGRRDKKQIGSLTSQERGTLVTAANLPHPVRQLTP, from the exons ATGCTGCCTAGAGAGTTTGAATTGAGTAGGAGTCTTTTTCGATACCTCTCTGTGGTCTCTGCCAACAAAGAGGCTGATGTTGACGAAGATTCACTTCCCTTAACATGTGGCTATTCTTCAAGAAAG ATCTTCACTGCAGACCAAGAGAAAGGACTTGTAGCCTACATCACCAAGGCAAGCGATATCTACTTTGGACTATGTCCCATGGAAGTAAGGAAATTAGCTTTCAGCTACGCTACTTTTCTTGAGTGTAAAATGCCCAAGTCATGGGAATCTACTTCCGCTGCTGGAAAAGACTGGTTTGGAAGTTTCATCAAGAGGAACCCATCTTTATCTATAAG GAAACCAGAAGCTACATCCCTAGCACGAGCCAGCAGCTTCAACCAATACAATGTTGACTGCTTTTTTAACAACCTTGACATTGTATTgtttaaatacaaattaacTCCACTGGAAATTTGGAACGTAGATGAAACTGGAATCACAACTGTTCAAGTTCCAGATAGAATTGTTGGAAGGcgagacaaaaaacaaattggatcCCTTACATCGCAGGAACGAGGCACATTAGTTACTGCTGCCAACCTACCCCACCCCGTTCGGCAACTTACCCCGTAG